A region from the Sandaracinus amylolyticus genome encodes:
- the astB gene encoding N-succinylarginine dihydrolase encodes MTAKATEANFDGLVGPTHNYAGLSYGNVASTSNLGGTSSPRTAALQGLAKMKALADLGIPQGILPPQERPDVHALRRLGLSGATDAQVIERAAKDAPMLLALCCSASSMWTANAATIAPSADTRDARVHFTPANLIDRPHRAIEPAQTTRTLRAIFSDESRFVVHEPLEMGQAFADEGAANHTRLVSGDHALHLFVYGRRGIGADPSAPKKFPARQTLEASQAIARLHGLDDARALFVQQSPDVIDQGVFHNDVIAVGHGQMLFFHELAFRDRDDVLRAIAARVPGFEAVEVRASEVSVEDAVKSYLFNSQILTLPGGGRILVAPEECREVAPVAKLLDRLVDEGVFSEVKVFDLRQSMRNGGGPACLRLRVVLEPEEIAAVRRTCWMNEPTYDVLVAWATKHYRDRLEPRDLADPSLLDESRRALDELTGILALGSIYPFQR; translated from the coding sequence ATGACGGCCAAGGCGACCGAGGCGAACTTCGACGGGCTCGTGGGCCCGACTCACAACTACGCGGGCCTGTCGTACGGCAACGTCGCGTCGACCTCGAACCTCGGCGGCACGAGCTCGCCGCGCACCGCCGCGCTGCAAGGTCTCGCGAAGATGAAGGCGCTCGCGGACCTCGGGATCCCGCAGGGCATCCTTCCGCCGCAGGAGCGACCCGACGTGCACGCGCTGCGTCGCCTCGGGCTCTCGGGCGCGACCGACGCGCAGGTGATCGAGCGAGCCGCGAAGGACGCGCCGATGTTGCTCGCGCTCTGTTGCTCCGCGTCGTCCATGTGGACCGCGAACGCCGCGACGATCGCGCCCAGCGCCGATACGCGCGACGCGCGCGTGCACTTCACGCCCGCGAACCTGATCGATCGCCCGCACCGCGCGATCGAGCCCGCGCAGACCACGCGCACGCTGCGCGCGATCTTCTCCGACGAGTCGCGCTTCGTCGTGCACGAGCCGCTCGAGATGGGCCAGGCGTTCGCCGACGAGGGCGCGGCGAACCACACGCGCCTCGTCTCGGGCGATCACGCGCTGCACCTGTTCGTCTACGGCCGTCGCGGGATCGGTGCGGATCCGAGCGCGCCCAAGAAGTTCCCGGCGCGACAGACGCTCGAAGCATCACAGGCAATCGCGCGCCTCCACGGGCTCGACGACGCGCGCGCGCTCTTCGTGCAGCAGAGCCCCGACGTGATCGATCAGGGCGTGTTCCACAACGACGTGATCGCGGTCGGGCATGGACAGATGCTCTTCTTCCACGAGCTCGCGTTTCGTGATCGCGACGACGTGCTCCGCGCGATCGCCGCACGCGTTCCCGGGTTCGAGGCCGTCGAGGTGCGCGCGTCGGAGGTGAGCGTCGAGGACGCGGTGAAGAGCTACCTCTTCAACTCGCAGATCCTCACGCTGCCCGGCGGTGGTCGCATCCTCGTCGCCCCCGAGGAGTGCCGCGAGGTCGCGCCCGTCGCGAAGCTGCTCGATCGCCTCGTCGACGAGGGCGTGTTCTCCGAGGTGAAGGTGTTCGATCTGCGCCAGAGCATGCGCAACGGCGGCGGCCCGGCGTGCCTACGGCTGCGCGTCGTGCTCGAGCCGGAGGAGATCGCCGCGGTGCGCCGGACGTGCTGGATGAACGAGCCGACGTACGACGTGCTCGTCGCGTGGGCCACCAAGCACTATCGCGATCGCCTCGAGCCGCGCGATCTCGCGGACCCGTCGTTGCTCGACGAGTCGCGCCGCGCGCTCGACGAGCTGACTGGCATCCTGGCGCTCGGATCGATCTATCCGTTTCAAAGATAG
- a CDS encoding GGDEF domain-containing protein, with protein MEDERTTNPNKTVVTVISHPSKKAGGSREACLVIIYGEDLGRRVPLGEEPCVIGRSSKCDVQVDQESVSRNHARISRLGDGYTIRDLGSTNGTYVNDELVDEIVLRDGDQLKIGRTIFKFIVGGNMEAQYHEEIYRLMTVDGLTELHNKRFFTESLEKEISRAKRYERSFSLVLFDIDHFKKINDTYGHLAGDAVLRQLGAPVRGRVRRDDVPARTGGEEFAVILPEVGKDGAALLADKLRRAVQDSTFRFEGTIIPVTISLGVAEWTEGVVDPAELVKEADEKLYEAKRGGRNRVCS; from the coding sequence ATGGAGGACGAGCGGACGACCAATCCGAACAAGACGGTCGTCACGGTCATCTCACACCCGTCGAAGAAGGCGGGCGGGTCTCGCGAGGCCTGCCTCGTCATCATCTACGGCGAGGACCTCGGGCGCCGCGTGCCGCTCGGCGAAGAGCCCTGCGTGATCGGCCGCTCGAGCAAGTGCGACGTGCAGGTCGATCAGGAGAGCGTGTCGCGCAACCACGCGCGCATCTCGCGCCTCGGCGACGGCTACACGATCCGCGACCTCGGCTCGACGAACGGCACGTACGTCAACGACGAGCTCGTCGACGAGATCGTGCTGCGCGACGGCGATCAGCTGAAGATCGGGCGCACGATCTTCAAGTTCATCGTCGGCGGCAACATGGAAGCGCAGTATCACGAGGAGATCTATCGGCTGATGACCGTCGACGGTCTCACCGAGCTCCACAACAAGCGCTTCTTCACCGAGTCGCTCGAGAAGGAGATCTCCCGCGCGAAGCGCTACGAGCGCAGCTTCTCGCTGGTGCTCTTCGACATCGATCACTTCAAGAAGATCAACGACACGTACGGGCACCTCGCGGGCGATGCGGTGCTGCGTCAGCTCGGTGCGCCGGTGCGCGGGCGCGTGCGGCGCGACGACGTACCGGCGCGCACCGGTGGCGAGGAGTTCGCGGTGATCCTGCCCGAGGTCGGCAAGGACGGCGCGGCGCTGCTCGCCGACAAGCTGCGGCGCGCGGTGCAGGACAGCACGTTCCGGTTCGAGGGCACGATCATCCCGGTGACGATCAGCCTCGGGGTCGCGGAGTGGACCGAAGGCGTCGTCGACCCCGCGGAGCTCGTGAAAGAAGCCGACGAGAAGCTCTACGAAGCGAAGCGCGGCGGCCGCAACCGCGTGTGCAGCTGA
- a CDS encoding type IV pilus twitching motility protein PilT produces MDESVLQGLLKKGVQYKASDVLLKVGQPPAFRVSGVLHYLQGDKLQPQHTRELAEVVLKRSRYKGTVDDLQQYDTSYSIPGVGRYRVNVYRQRGSLALALRSIPLKIPTFEELRLPAILPQLAELERGMILVCGAAGNGKSSTLASMIGHLNATQRVHIVTIEDPIEFIHADNLASVSQREIGIDTPDFATALRAALRQDPDVILVGEIRDEETMDIALKASETGHLVLSTLHTPDVARTVGRVLSLAQSSDPQETRERFADNVKAILAQRLLPAADGRGMVLALELLVVTGTARETIRKPEGNPPLKDIMERGAHPYGMQTFEMHVREHVKNGLVTVETARSALG; encoded by the coding sequence ATGGACGAGTCGGTCCTCCAGGGGCTGCTGAAGAAGGGCGTGCAGTACAAGGCGAGCGACGTGCTGCTCAAGGTCGGGCAGCCGCCCGCCTTCCGCGTCAGCGGCGTCCTCCACTACCTGCAGGGCGACAAGCTCCAGCCGCAGCACACGCGCGAGCTCGCCGAGGTCGTGCTCAAGCGCTCGCGCTACAAGGGCACCGTCGACGATCTGCAGCAGTACGACACGTCCTATTCGATCCCGGGCGTCGGTCGGTATCGCGTCAACGTCTATCGCCAGCGCGGCTCGCTCGCGCTCGCGCTGCGCTCGATCCCGCTGAAGATCCCGACGTTCGAGGAGCTGCGCCTGCCGGCGATCCTCCCGCAGCTCGCGGAGCTCGAGCGCGGGATGATCCTCGTGTGCGGCGCCGCGGGAAACGGGAAGTCGAGCACGCTCGCGTCGATGATCGGGCACCTCAACGCGACGCAGCGCGTGCACATCGTCACGATCGAGGATCCGATCGAGTTCATCCACGCCGACAACCTCGCGTCGGTGTCGCAGCGCGAGATCGGGATCGACACGCCCGACTTCGCGACCGCGCTGCGCGCTGCGCTGCGCCAGGATCCCGACGTGATCCTCGTCGGCGAGATCCGCGACGAGGAGACGATGGACATCGCGCTCAAGGCGAGCGAGACGGGCCACCTCGTGCTCTCGACGCTGCACACGCCGGACGTCGCGCGCACGGTGGGCCGCGTGCTCTCGCTCGCGCAGAGCTCGGATCCCCAGGAGACGCGCGAGCGCTTCGCGGACAACGTGAAGGCGATCCTCGCGCAGCGCCTGCTGCCCGCGGCGGACGGACGCGGCATGGTGCTCGCGCTCGAGCTGCTCGTCGTGACCGGCACCGCGCGCGAGACGATCCGCAAGCCCGAGGGCAACCCGCCGCTGAAGGACATCATGGAGCGCGGCGCGCATCCCTACGGGATGCAGACGTTCGAGATGCACGTGCGCGAGCACGTGAAGAACGGCCTCGTCACGGTCGAGACCGCGCGCTCCGCGCTGGGCTGA
- a CDS encoding penicillin-binding transpeptidase domain-containing protein yields MVRSRIARLLVAIAMIGATGSIHVSPTHADDPIDAAPRRAARASSPERTTAPAARPPRALRALDPRAHRAVDGTLVSDLADGSTAILTLDPGLQGEMEGLFERYEVPWGALVAIEPSTGRVLAYVSHSSAEADAEDLVLAPSAPAASVFKVITGAALIDAGVGPTTRVCYHGGGSRLLREHLEDDPRRDTLCATLEDAMGGSINAVFAKLSDRHLEPATMERYASAFGFGEALPFDVPTTPSPIDVPEDRLERARAAAGFWHSRLSPLHGALIAATIANDGAMPRARIVESLIDGEGHVAYEQRPAVHRQVIGRLSARALNRMMQRTVSHGTARRAFHDERGNAFLPGIRVAGKTGTLSAERPYRGYTWFVGFAPADRPQIAVAALVVNRPEWRIKASFVAREALRHWLVTRPRQQRAARAAE; encoded by the coding sequence ATGGTGAGGTCCCGGATCGCGCGGCTGCTCGTGGCGATCGCGATGATCGGCGCGACGGGATCGATCCACGTCTCGCCGACCCACGCGGACGATCCGATCGACGCCGCGCCGCGCCGCGCCGCGCGTGCGTCGAGCCCGGAGCGCACCACCGCGCCCGCGGCGCGCCCCCCACGCGCGCTGCGTGCCCTCGATCCCCGCGCGCATCGCGCCGTCGACGGGACCTTGGTGAGCGATCTGGCCGACGGCTCGACCGCGATCCTCACGCTCGATCCCGGGCTGCAGGGCGAGATGGAGGGGCTCTTCGAGCGCTACGAGGTGCCGTGGGGCGCGCTGGTCGCGATCGAGCCCTCGACCGGGCGCGTGCTCGCGTACGTGAGCCACTCGAGCGCGGAGGCCGATGCCGAGGATCTCGTGCTCGCCCCGAGCGCGCCGGCGGCCTCGGTGTTCAAGGTGATCACCGGCGCGGCGCTGATCGACGCGGGCGTCGGGCCCACGACGCGAGTCTGCTATCACGGCGGCGGCAGCCGCCTGCTGCGCGAGCACCTCGAGGACGATCCGCGGCGCGACACGCTCTGCGCGACGCTCGAGGACGCGATGGGCGGATCGATCAACGCGGTGTTCGCCAAGCTCTCCGATCGCCACCTCGAGCCCGCGACGATGGAGCGCTACGCGTCGGCGTTCGGGTTCGGCGAGGCGCTGCCGTTCGACGTGCCGACCACGCCGAGCCCCATCGACGTGCCCGAGGACCGCCTCGAGCGCGCGCGCGCCGCCGCGGGCTTCTGGCACTCGCGCCTGTCGCCGCTGCACGGCGCGCTGATCGCGGCGACGATCGCGAACGACGGAGCGATGCCGCGCGCGCGCATCGTGGAGTCGTTGATCGACGGGGAAGGGCACGTCGCGTACGAGCAGCGCCCCGCGGTGCATCGTCAGGTGATCGGACGGCTCAGCGCGCGCGCGCTCAACCGGATGATGCAGCGCACCGTCTCGCACGGGACCGCGCGGCGCGCGTTCCACGACGAGCGCGGCAACGCGTTCCTCCCGGGCATTCGCGTCGCGGGCAAGACCGGCACGCTGAGCGCGGAGCGCCCGTATCGCGGCTACACGTGGTTCGTCGGGTTCGCGCCCGCGGATCGCCCGCAGATCGCCGTCGCGGCGCTGGTCGTGAACAGGCCCGAGTGGCGCATCAAGGCGAGCTTCGTCGCGCGCGAGGCGCTGCGGCACTGGCTCGTCACGCGTCCGCGCCAGCAGCGTGCCGCCCGCGCGGCCGAGTAA
- a CDS encoding phosphoadenylyl-sulfate reductase: protein MREALRLVPSPSPEGATALDLDAVNARFEGASAEDVIAWGLETFGESMIMSSSFGAESALMLHLVTRVAPRIPVVFLDTGYLFPETYQFAEELAQRFDLNLKVYSPKLTAARMEALHGRLWDGTEEEIARYGRITKVEPMDRAISELGARAWVAGLRRSQTEFRSSLRHVELQDGTYKIHPILTWSRDDVKRYMVEHDLPYHPLFHYGYRSIGDVHSTSPTTLDQDERDGRYLGSKKECGIHLPRTPEADASLKSSGL from the coding sequence ATGCGCGAAGCGCTTCGACTGGTCCCCTCGCCTTCACCCGAAGGCGCGACAGCGCTGGACCTGGATGCGGTCAACGCGCGGTTCGAGGGCGCGTCCGCCGAGGACGTGATCGCGTGGGGGCTCGAGACGTTCGGCGAGTCGATGATCATGAGCTCGAGCTTCGGCGCGGAGAGCGCGCTGATGCTGCACCTCGTGACGCGCGTCGCGCCACGCATCCCGGTCGTGTTCCTCGACACCGGGTACCTGTTCCCCGAGACCTACCAGTTCGCCGAAGAGCTCGCGCAGCGCTTCGATCTGAACCTGAAGGTCTACTCGCCGAAGCTCACCGCCGCGCGCATGGAAGCGCTCCACGGGCGGCTGTGGGACGGCACCGAAGAAGAGATCGCGCGCTACGGCCGCATCACGAAGGTCGAGCCGATGGACCGCGCGATCTCGGAGCTCGGCGCGCGCGCGTGGGTCGCGGGGCTGCGTCGATCGCAGACCGAGTTCCGGTCGAGCCTCCGTCACGTCGAGCTGCAGGACGGCACGTACAAGATCCATCCGATCCTCACGTGGTCGCGCGACGACGTGAAGCGCTACATGGTCGAGCACGACCTGCCGTACCACCCGCTCTTCCACTACGGCTACCGGTCGATCGGCGACGTGCACTCGACCTCGCCGACGACGCTCGATCAGGACGAGCGCGACGGGCGTTACCTCGGCAGCAAGAAGGAGTGCGGCATCCACCTGCCGCGCACGCCCGAGGCCGACGCATCGCTGAAGAGCTCGGGGCTCTGA
- a CDS encoding SPOR domain-containing protein — MRDLDRVRERDEGEGAGRRIALLGLAGITTVGVVLSLCLQVGTGTAEDAAADSDPLARLDRASGLAPAEPCLDDEREQAARDDEDEIDPVALTFPATLQGDDRPEVHAALAAAAAELRHPDPLPGTGVPTIAAPIVPVTAAELAERLPAALPAAIAAGSGGSLARAAAVDPMLQGALPEARVGEAAPEGRDGEYTVQVISYDSPEGAQAFAAGLRARGHRAFVLRAEVEGRGVVYRVRIGPFETNAEAQTYRRQFEETERMNTIVVRRREQ; from the coding sequence ATGCGAGATCTCGATCGGGTGCGGGAGCGCGACGAGGGCGAAGGCGCCGGGCGGCGCATCGCGCTCCTCGGGCTCGCGGGGATCACGACGGTCGGCGTGGTGCTCTCGCTGTGCTTGCAGGTCGGCACCGGCACCGCGGAGGACGCGGCGGCCGACTCCGATCCCCTCGCGCGCCTCGATCGCGCGTCGGGCCTCGCGCCCGCGGAGCCGTGCCTCGACGACGAGCGCGAGCAGGCCGCGCGCGACGACGAGGACGAGATCGATCCCGTCGCGCTGACGTTCCCCGCGACGCTCCAGGGCGACGATCGCCCCGAGGTCCACGCCGCGCTCGCCGCGGCGGCCGCCGAGCTGCGTCACCCCGATCCGCTCCCCGGCACGGGCGTACCGACGATCGCGGCGCCGATCGTCCCGGTCACCGCGGCCGAGCTCGCGGAACGCCTTCCCGCGGCGCTGCCCGCCGCGATCGCGGCCGGCAGCGGAGGCTCGCTCGCGCGCGCCGCGGCGGTCGATCCGATGCTGCAGGGCGCGCTGCCCGAGGCGCGCGTCGGCGAGGCCGCGCCCGAAGGACGCGACGGCGAGTACACCGTGCAGGTCATCTCGTACGACAGCCCCGAGGGCGCGCAGGCGTTCGCCGCGGGCCTGCGCGCGCGCGGCCATCGCGCGTTCGTGCTGCGCGCCGAGGTGGAGGGTCGCGGGGTCGTGTACCGCGTGAGGATCGGTCCCTTCGAGACGAACGCGGAGGCGCAGACGTACCGCCGCCAGTTCGAAGAGACCGAGCGGATGAACACGATCGTCGTCCGCCGCCGCGAGCAGTGA
- a CDS encoding NAD(P)-binding domain-containing protein, whose translation MPFARYARWLHTRWPAGGVERLPIVGEDGATDVPGLRIAGDLTGVPLLKLAIDSAVRAVRAFSRELDRDPQRDRAQLDLVIVGGGVAGIAAAIEARACGLRAEVIEASRAFDTVHELPARKPIFTYPTELRPEGAMQVAAGVRETLIDELEAQRIAHAIEPRAGRVTHVERDGAVLAVHLEEGAPVHARRVLIAIGRTGDPRRLGVPGEDLEHVHHRLYDPADHRGERVLVVGGGDSACETALALAREGAKVTMVHRGADLARAKHENAEAVRAERAIDLRLGTRVRAIEPTRVHLEDGTSPEIDRVFAMLGREAPLELLRRSRVRIAREWSPRAIVSMIAFLALCTFVYTWKSGGALTRTFQDRGWFPFGIGDALAPAAGSALHTITISLEEPGFWYSTAYSAAVLGFGIARIRRRRTPYVTKQTITLTLVQLIPLFVLPYFVLPLLGRAGVFDAGAMAALADGLFPRVEYGHGREYWRAFGLVLAWPLFIWNVFTERPMWLWLGISLVQTFVIIPLIVRRWGKGAYCGWICSCGALAETLGDAHREKMPHGPFWNRLNMLGQVVLGAVFVLLFLRVVSWIQPRSWPGYLFGRWFRAGLSNLSMLWIPLDYYHVVDILFAGILGVGLYFWMSGRTWCRFACPLAALMHVYQRAFGLFRIFADKKKCISCNRCTSACHQGIDVMAFAQRGAPMEDPQCVRCSACVQTCPTGVLTFGRYDGAKNIVLDGTLASPVHMREDGKRGLAVVR comes from the coding sequence ATGCCCTTCGCGCGCTACGCACGGTGGCTCCACACCCGCTGGCCCGCGGGCGGCGTCGAGCGTCTGCCGATCGTCGGCGAGGACGGCGCGACCGACGTGCCCGGACTGCGCATCGCGGGCGATCTCACGGGCGTGCCGCTGCTCAAGCTCGCGATCGACTCCGCGGTGCGGGCGGTGCGCGCATTCTCCCGCGAGCTCGATCGGGACCCCCAGCGCGATCGCGCGCAGCTCGATCTCGTGATCGTCGGCGGCGGCGTCGCCGGCATCGCGGCGGCGATCGAGGCGCGCGCGTGCGGGCTGCGTGCCGAGGTGATCGAGGCGTCGCGCGCGTTCGACACCGTGCACGAGCTCCCGGCGCGCAAGCCGATCTTCACGTACCCGACGGAGCTCCGGCCCGAGGGCGCGATGCAGGTCGCGGCCGGCGTGCGCGAGACGCTGATCGACGAGCTCGAGGCGCAGCGCATCGCGCACGCGATCGAGCCGCGCGCAGGCCGCGTGACGCACGTCGAGCGCGACGGCGCCGTGCTCGCGGTGCACCTCGAAGAAGGCGCGCCGGTGCACGCCCGCCGAGTGCTGATCGCGATCGGGCGCACCGGCGATCCCCGGCGCCTCGGAGTGCCGGGAGAGGATCTCGAGCACGTCCACCATCGCCTCTACGATCCCGCGGATCATCGCGGGGAGCGCGTGCTCGTCGTCGGCGGTGGCGACTCCGCGTGCGAGACCGCGCTCGCGCTCGCGCGCGAGGGCGCGAAGGTCACGATGGTGCATCGCGGCGCTGATCTCGCGCGCGCCAAGCACGAGAACGCCGAGGCGGTGCGCGCCGAGCGCGCGATCGATCTGCGCCTCGGGACGCGGGTGCGCGCGATCGAGCCCACGCGCGTGCATCTCGAAGACGGCACGTCGCCCGAGATCGATCGCGTCTTCGCGATGCTCGGACGCGAGGCACCGCTCGAGCTCCTGCGTCGCTCGCGCGTCCGCATCGCGCGCGAATGGAGCCCGCGCGCGATCGTCTCGATGATCGCGTTCCTCGCGCTCTGCACGTTCGTCTACACGTGGAAGTCCGGCGGTGCGCTCACGCGCACGTTCCAGGATCGCGGCTGGTTCCCGTTCGGGATCGGCGACGCGCTCGCGCCCGCGGCGGGATCGGCGCTGCACACGATCACGATCTCGCTCGAGGAGCCAGGCTTCTGGTACTCGACCGCGTACAGCGCGGCCGTGCTCGGCTTCGGCATCGCGCGCATCCGACGACGACGCACGCCCTACGTCACGAAGCAGACGATCACGCTGACGCTCGTGCAGCTGATCCCGCTCTTCGTGTTGCCGTACTTCGTGCTCCCGCTGCTCGGTCGTGCGGGCGTGTTCGACGCGGGCGCGATGGCCGCGCTCGCCGATGGCCTCTTTCCGCGCGTCGAGTACGGGCACGGTCGCGAGTACTGGCGCGCGTTCGGCCTCGTGCTCGCGTGGCCGCTGTTCATCTGGAACGTGTTCACCGAGCGGCCCATGTGGCTCTGGCTCGGCATCTCGCTGGTCCAGACGTTCGTGATCATCCCGCTGATCGTGCGGCGCTGGGGGAAGGGCGCGTACTGCGGGTGGATCTGCTCGTGCGGTGCGCTGGCCGAGACGCTCGGCGATGCGCATCGCGAGAAGATGCCGCACGGCCCGTTCTGGAACCGACTGAACATGCTCGGGCAGGTCGTGCTCGGCGCGGTGTTCGTGCTGCTCTTCCTGCGCGTGGTGAGCTGGATCCAGCCGCGATCGTGGCCCGGGTATCTGTTCGGTCGATGGTTCCGCGCCGGGCTATCGAACCTGTCGATGCTCTGGATCCCGCTCGACTACTACCACGTGGTCGACATCCTCTTCGCCGGCATCCTGGGCGTCGGCCTGTACTTCTGGATGAGCGGCCGCACGTGGTGTCGCTTCGCGTGCCCGCTCGCCGCGCTGATGCACGTCTACCAGCGCGCGTTCGGCCTGTTCCGCATCTTCGCGGACAAGAAGAAGTGCATCTCGTGCAACCGCTGCACGAGCGCGTGCCACCAGGGCATCGACGTGATGGCGTTCGCGCAGCGCGGCGCGCCGATGGAGGACCCGCAGTGCGTGCGCTGCTCCGCGTGCGTGCAGACGTGCCCGACCGGCGTGCTCACGTTCGGCCGCTACGACGGCGCGAAGAACATCGTGCTCGACGGAACGCTCGCGTCCCCGGTGCACATGCGCGAGGACGGCAAGCGCGGCCTCGCGGTCGTGCGCTGA